AAAATTCCTCCGCCTCCCCGCCGCAGACCATTGTTTCGTGTTTCGTGTTTTGTGTTTCGTGTCTCGTGACATCCCCCCAAAAACCATGACCACCCGAATCGCCTACTTCCGCCTCCCCGCCGACCTTCTCGACCGGCTCGACCTCGCCATCCGCCGCATGGGATACCCCTCCCGCAGCGACTACTTCACCGCCTGCGCCCTCGTCACCCTGCACCAGCCCGGCGAAACCGCAGAACAGCTCGACCCGCAGACAACCTGCTGGATCACCGCAACCGTCGCAACCGCCGAAACCCTCAGCCGCGAACTCTTCGCCCTCATCAAAACCATCTCCCACTCCGTCCTTGCCGTCAAAGGAGTAACCGCCGCCTGGCGGCACACCGGCGACATCCTCCGCCGCGAACTCTACCAGCGTACCGGCATCTGGGCAACCGACCAGGAAATCTGCCGCGAACTCAAAGCATACGAAATCGTCCATCACACCGAATTCCTCTATCAGCGCAGCAGCGTCCTCGCCGAACAGCACGGCATCGCCCCCGGCCGCCGCACCGACACCTGACCACCCTCCCTGACCCCCACCATCATGACCCGCACCGCACAACCCCCCGAACCATCCGCCCGCAAAACACCCGTCTTCGGCATCCACGCCGGTGACTACGCCGCATGGTACCTCCACACCACCGGCAGATGGAACGTCAACTGCCAAACCGGCACCATCACCGACACCCGCACCGGAAAACCCGTCCGTTTCTCTCCCGACCCCGGCAGCTACCTCCGCACCCGCGTCCGCATCCTCGGCATGTCCGTCTCCGTCTGCAAACACCGCGCCGTATGGGCCGTCGCTCACGGCATCCTCGCACTCCCGCTCCAGTATGACCTGGAAGTTGACCACATCAACCACGACCGGACCGACTGCCGCATCGAAAACCTCCGGCTCCTCACCCGCGCCCAGAACGCCGCATCCGGCAGCAAAACCATCCCGCACGATCTTGTCCGGCATATCCGTGCCGCCTACGCCGGGGGAGAAGTAACCCAGGCAGAACTCGCAAAACGTCACGGCATCGCCCCCGCAACCGTCCGGCGGATCGTCCGCCGCATCACCTACCGGAGCGTGGACGCATGACCCCGGCTGACACCGTATTATACACCTGCCCCGTCTGCATCTCCGCCTTCCGGCTCGAACGAACCGCAGATGATCCCGTCCCCGGCATCCTCACCTGCCCTCTCTGCGGCAGCTCCTCGGTTCGCGTGGATCCCCGCGAACGCGAGATGATCGAAA
The window above is part of the Methanocorpusculum vombati genome. Proteins encoded here:
- a CDS encoding ribbon-helix-helix domain-containing protein; this translates as MTTRIAYFRLPADLLDRLDLAIRRMGYPSRSDYFTACALVTLHQPGETAEQLDPQTTCWITATVATAETLSRELFALIKTISHSVLAVKGVTAAWRHTGDILRRELYQRTGIWATDQEICRELKAYEIVHHTEFLYQRSSVLAEQHGIAPGRRTDT
- a CDS encoding HNH endonuclease signature motif containing protein, which codes for MTRTAQPPEPSARKTPVFGIHAGDYAAWYLHTTGRWNVNCQTGTITDTRTGKPVRFSPDPGSYLRTRVRILGMSVSVCKHRAVWAVAHGILALPLQYDLEVDHINHDRTDCRIENLRLLTRAQNAASGSKTIPHDLVRHIRAAYAGGEVTQAELAKRHGIAPATVRRIVRRITYRSVDA